A DNA window from Ovis aries strain OAR_USU_Benz2616 breed Rambouillet chromosome 7, ARS-UI_Ramb_v3.0, whole genome shotgun sequence contains the following coding sequences:
- the LOC114115876 gene encoding obg-like ATPase 1, translated as MPPKKGGDGIKPPPIIGRFGTSLKIGIVGLPNVGKSTFFNVLTNSQASAENFPFCTIDPNESRVPVPDERFDFLCQYHKPASKIPAFLNVVDIAGLVKGAHNGQGLGNAFLSHISACDGIFHLTRAFEDDDITHVEGSVDPVRDIEIIHEELQLKDEEMIGPIIDKLEKVAVRGGDKKLKPEYDIMCKVKSWVIDQKKPVQFYHNWNDKEIEVLNKHLFLTSKPMVYLVNLSKKDYIRKKNKWLIKIKEWVDKYDPGALVIPFSGALELRLQELSAEERQKYLEANMTQSALPKIIKAGFAALQLEYFFTAGPDEVRAWTIRKGTKAPQAAGKIHTDFEKGFIMAEVMKYEDFKEEGSENAVKAAGKYRQQGRNYIVEDGDIIFFKFNTPQQPKKK; from the coding sequence ATGCCCCCCAAaaagggaggtgatggaattaaaCCACCCCCAATCATTGGAAGATTTGGAACCTCCTTGAAAATTGGTATTGTTGGATTACCAAATGTTGGGAAATCTACCTTCTTCAATGTATTAACCAATAGTCAAGCTTCAGCAGAAAACTTCCCATTTTGCACTATTGATCCGAATGAGAGCAGAGTACCTGTGCCTGATGAAAGATTTGACTTTCTTTGCCAGTACCACAAACCAGCAAGCAAAATTCCTGCTTTTCTAAATGTGGTGGATATTGCTGGCCTTGTGAAAGGAGCTCACAATGGGCAAGGCCTGGGGAATGCCTTTTTATCTCACATTAGTGCCTGTGATGGAATCTTTCATTTAACACGTGCTTTTGAAGATGATGATATCACACATGTTGAAGGAAGTGTAGATCCTGTTCGAGATATAGAAATAATACATGAAGAGCTTCAgcttaaagatgaggaaatgatTGGGCCCATTATAGATAAACTAGAGAAAGTGGCTGTGAGAGGTGGAGATAAAAAACTAAAACCTGAATATGACATAATGTGCAAAGTCAAATCCTGGGTTATAGATCAGAAGAAACCTGTTCAATTCTATCATAATTGGAATGACAAAGAGATTGAAGTATTGAATAAACACTTATTTCTGACTTCAAAGCCAATGGTCTACTTGGTTAATCTTTCCAAAAAAGACtacattagaaagaaaaacaaatggttgataaaaattaaagagtgGGTGGACAAGTATGACCCAGGTGCCTTGGTCATCCCTTTTAGTGGGGCCTTGGAGCTCAGGTTGCAAGAATTGAGTGCTGAGGAGAGACAGAAGTATCTGGAAGCGAACATGACACAAAGCGCTTTGCCAAAGATCATTAAGGCTGGGTTTGCAGCACTCCAACTAGAATACTTTTTCACTGCAGGCCCAGATGAAGTGCGTGCATGGACCATCAGGAAAGGGACAAAGGCTCCTCAAGCTGCAGGAAAGATTCACACAGATTTTGAAAAAGGATTCATTATGGCTGAAGTAATGAAATACGAAGATTTTAAAGAGGAAGGTTCTGAAAATGCAGTCAAGGCTGCTGGAAAGTACAGACAACAAGGCAGAAATTATATTGTTGAAGATGGAGATattatctttttcaaatttaatacACCTCAGCAACcgaagaagaaataa